Proteins encoded within one genomic window of uncultured Desulfobacter sp.:
- a CDS encoding protein adenylyltransferase SelO family protein: MQLLTKSEVDYTIFFRELSHVPENISALKKSFYSKTSQQLDEQWQSWLKSWYNLVIKGGNLADISAKMKQINPKYAWREWLIVPAYQQAMLGDYTLVRELQKVLSAPYHEQSQRVEDKYYRLKPEAFFNVGGVSHYSCSS, from the coding sequence ATGCAGTTACTGACCAAATCAGAGGTGGATTACACCATTTTCTTCCGAGAATTATCCCATGTACCAGAGAATATTTCAGCCTTGAAAAAAAGCTTTTATAGCAAGACCTCACAACAACTTGATGAGCAATGGCAATCTTGGCTGAAAAGCTGGTACAACCTCGTTATCAAAGGCGGCAATTTGGCTGATATATCGGCAAAGATGAAACAGATTAACCCCAAATACGCATGGCGAGAGTGGTTGATTGTCCCCGCCTATCAACAAGCCATGCTGGGTGATTACACATTGGTAAGAGAGCTGCAAAAAGTTCTCAGCGCTCCATATCATGAGCAATCTCAAAGGGTAGAAGATAAATATTATCGTCTAAAACCTGAGGCGTTTTTTAACGTTGGTGGCGTTTCACACTATAGCTGTTCATCTTGA
- a CDS encoding helix-turn-helix domain-containing protein encodes MKSYNKPKINKLCAMELFDTGENVTDAAFEVGYRDVSAFIVAFKKAFGTTIAKYFKSRILEGNIRKLTGAYKIGKK; translated from the coding sequence ATGAAATCATATAATAAACCAAAAATAAATAAACTTTGTGCGATGGAACTCTTTGATACAGGAGAAAATGTCACTGACGCTGCATTTGAAGTTGGCTACCGTGATGTTTCCGCTTTTATAGTTGCTTTCAAAAAAGCTTTTGGAACAACGATAGCAAAATACTTCAAGTCCAGGATTTTAGAGGGAAATATCCGCAAACTTACCGGCGCTTACAAAATTGGGAAAAAATAG
- a CDS encoding response regulator transcription factor, with the protein MKTKTSGKILIVEDHPIFRMGLKDMIDSESDLSVCAEAEDVDTAIGLVISCCPDLAIVDLSLKNSSGFDLVCQIHQNHNFCRTLVLSMSDEALYAERCLLAGAQGYLMKQEASESVVTAIRNILNGQIHVSSRIMSRLLNVFTRQSEPEQASPLAAVSDRELEIFKMIGCGLTSKEIAVRLNISIKTVGTYRERIKEKLNLDNASELIRHAVIWVETGVFKDS; encoded by the coding sequence ATGAAAACAAAAACGTCCGGCAAAATTTTGATTGTTGAAGACCATCCCATTTTTAGAATGGGGCTCAAGGATATGATTGACAGCGAATCTGATCTTTCGGTTTGTGCTGAAGCTGAAGATGTGGATACTGCCATAGGGTTAGTTATTTCGTGCTGCCCGGACCTGGCTATTGTGGATCTGTCACTGAAAAACAGTTCCGGCTTTGATCTGGTGTGCCAAATCCATCAAAATCACAATTTTTGCCGGACATTGGTTCTTTCCATGTCTGACGAGGCACTTTATGCCGAGCGGTGTCTCCTGGCCGGGGCCCAAGGGTATCTGATGAAGCAGGAAGCATCGGAATCCGTTGTCACAGCTATTCGCAATATTCTCAATGGCCAGATTCATGTCAGTTCCAGGATTATGAGCCGTCTGCTCAATGTGTTCACCAGGCAGTCGGAACCGGAACAGGCATCTCCTTTAGCCGCCGTTTCAGACAGGGAGCTCGAAATTTTCAAGATGATTGGATGCGGTCTGACATCAAAGGAGATTGCCGTGCGGTTGAATATCAGCATTAAGACAGTGGGGACATACCGGGAGCGGATCAAGGAAAAACTGAATTTAGACAATGCCAGCGAATTGATCCGCCATGCTGTGATCTGGGTGGAGACCGGTGTGTTTAAAGATAGTTGA
- a CDS encoding fatty acid--CoA ligase codes for MTHINTTRLIAPCKDAYSYPLLIKNLLETPLIYSPDQVIIYRDLMRYTYRDFGQRVRKLADMLTTLGVKPGDTVAMMDWDSHRYLECFFAVPMMGAVLHTINIRLTAEQLIYTINHAEDDVILVNEDFLPLLSAVKDRFETVKHVVLITDKGRAPESDMNFTGEYEALMSDAQPAYDFPDFDENTMATTFYTTGTTGLPKGVFFSHRQIVLHTYGVMSGLTAFESQAGVNSGDVYMPLTPMFHVHAWGMPYLMTMLGAKQVYPGRYEPETLLKLIITEKVTFSHCVPTIINMLLSSPGISKVNLDGWKVLIGGSALSQGLCKQGLKNNINLYTAYGMSETCPVLTLANIKPHLMDKSEDDLVEIRCKTGLPITNVRLEVVDTNGNPVAHDGQTAGEVVVRSPWLTQGYIKDEEKSAQLWENGWLHTGDIGVIDPEGYLKITDRLKDVIKTGGEWVSSLEIEDIISRHEAVSEVAVVGISDEKWGERPMAMVVLHDGFRGKVKDNDIQDFCMKYVENGHIPKYGIPSKIILDEQIPKTSVGKISKKDIRTKYK; via the coding sequence ATGACCCATATCAACACCACCAGGCTCATTGCACCCTGCAAGGATGCCTACAGCTATCCCCTGCTGATTAAAAACCTTCTTGAAACCCCTTTGATCTACTCTCCGGACCAGGTAATCATTTATCGTGATTTGATGCGGTATACCTACAGGGATTTTGGCCAGCGGGTGAGAAAACTTGCCGACATGCTGACAACGCTTGGGGTAAAACCCGGTGACACCGTGGCGATGATGGACTGGGATTCACATCGGTATCTTGAATGTTTCTTTGCTGTTCCCATGATGGGGGCGGTACTGCATACCATCAACATCCGGCTGACTGCCGAACAACTGATTTACACCATCAACCATGCCGAAGATGACGTGATTCTGGTGAACGAGGACTTTCTGCCTTTGCTGTCCGCTGTCAAAGACCGGTTTGAAACCGTTAAACATGTGGTTCTGATCACAGACAAGGGCCGGGCACCGGAATCGGACATGAATTTTACCGGTGAATATGAAGCGCTGATGTCCGATGCACAACCTGCGTATGATTTTCCTGACTTTGATGAAAATACCATGGCCACCACCTTTTACACCACCGGCACCACAGGTCTTCCCAAAGGTGTATTCTTCAGCCACCGTCAGATAGTGCTTCATACCTACGGCGTGATGTCCGGATTGACTGCATTCGAATCCCAGGCCGGTGTAAATTCCGGGGATGTGTATATGCCGCTGACCCCCATGTTTCATGTCCATGCCTGGGGCATGCCCTATCTGATGACCATGCTGGGCGCCAAGCAGGTGTATCCCGGCCGCTATGAACCCGAGACGCTGCTCAAGCTTATTATTACCGAAAAGGTTACCTTTTCCCATTGTGTCCCTACAATTATTAACATGTTGTTGAGCAGTCCCGGAATCTCCAAAGTGAATCTGGACGGCTGGAAGGTTCTCATCGGCGGCTCTGCGCTGTCCCAAGGGTTATGTAAACAAGGCTTGAAGAATAATATCAATCTTTATACCGCCTACGGCATGTCCGAAACCTGCCCGGTGCTCACGCTGGCCAATATCAAGCCCCATCTCATGGATAAAAGTGAGGATGACCTGGTGGAGATCCGCTGTAAGACCGGGTTGCCTATTACCAATGTCCGGTTGGAAGTGGTGGATACAAACGGCAATCCGGTTGCCCATGACGGACAGACTGCCGGTGAAGTGGTTGTCCGTTCCCCCTGGCTTACCCAGGGGTATATCAAGGATGAGGAAAAATCCGCACAATTGTGGGAAAACGGCTGGCTCCATACCGGTGATATCGGGGTGATTGATCCCGAAGGCTATCTTAAGATTACAGACCGTCTCAAAGATGTCATTAAAACCGGTGGTGAATGGGTCTCCTCCCTGGAAATTGAGGATATTATATCCCGGCATGAAGCGGTATCCGAAGTGGCTGTGGTCGGTATCAGTGATGAGAAATGGGGGGAACGTCCCATGGCCATGGTGGTGCTGCATGACGGTTTCCGGGGCAAAGTTAAGGACAATGATATTCAGGATTTCTGTATGAAGTATGTTGAGAATGGCCATATTCCCAAATATGGGATTCCTTCTAAAATCATCCTTGATGAACAGATTCCCAAAACATCGGTGGGCAAAATTTCCAAAAAAGATATCCGTACAAAATATAAATAG
- a CDS encoding protein adenylyltransferase SelO family protein — MTLPKPSAQRSISTFNEVVRLADYSLMDTHQCPFGTGNGYGDGRAISVFEGVFKGQRWEMQIKGGGPTPYCRGADGRAGINAVTDQIRGGLHHFLPRIIPCTREYFSLEKKLL; from the coding sequence ATGACATTGCCTAAGCCATCTGCTCAGCGCAGCATATCGACCTTCAATGAGGTTGTAAGATTAGCCGATTATTCTTTGATGGATACCCACCAATGTCCATTTGGAACCGGCAATGGTTACGGCGATGGCCGGGCGATATCAGTATTTGAAGGGGTATTTAAAGGGCAACGTTGGGAAATGCAAATAAAGGGTGGTGGTCCAACGCCTTATTGTCGTGGCGCCGACGGGCGTGCAGGGATTAATGCAGTTACTGACCAAATCAGAGGTGGATTACACCATTTTCTTCCGAGAATTATCCCATGTACCAGAGAATATTTCAGCCTTGAAAAAAAGCTTTTATAG
- a CDS encoding SLC13 family permease produces MTALVIFVVSYLGIAMGRIPGLAVDRVGIAILGAIAMVSLGSVSPQEAVRCIDFPTLCLLYGLMIISAQLRLGGFYTAVAEKVLGFSDHPRLFLLVSMLLSAVLSAVLANDIICFAMAPILAYSLKRAGLNPVPFLLGLAVSSNIGSAATLIGNPQNMLIGQVGHLSFEAFFLWAYMPSCLSLVAAFGIIVMYYRQNLIIEKIETINGNDMALPQFDCWQTIKGILAVVVLVGLYLTDIPRDLSTLSVAGSLLLSRKMKSRDMMALVDWHLITLFCALFIIIHGISLAHLPERVLEFLSQKGFELTQPAFLTGVSVVLSNLFSNVPAVMIVIPCLDQAIPEPWYILAISSTFAGNLFLLGSIANLIVVEKASNHDVVISFKEHARIGIPVTLLSLLVLVVWTWI; encoded by the coding sequence ATGACGGCACTGGTTATTTTTGTTGTGAGTTATCTGGGAATCGCCATGGGACGAATTCCCGGCCTGGCCGTGGACAGGGTAGGCATTGCCATCCTGGGGGCCATCGCCATGGTTTCCTTAGGTTCGGTATCGCCCCAGGAGGCGGTACGTTGCATTGATTTTCCAACCCTTTGTCTTTTGTACGGGCTGATGATCATTTCGGCCCAACTACGTCTCGGCGGGTTTTACACCGCTGTCGCTGAAAAAGTCCTTGGGTTTTCAGACCATCCCCGTTTGTTTCTTCTGGTGAGTATGCTTCTTTCCGCAGTTCTTTCCGCTGTTCTTGCCAACGACATTATCTGCTTTGCCATGGCACCGATTCTGGCCTATTCTCTCAAACGGGCAGGATTGAATCCTGTTCCCTTTTTACTGGGCCTGGCTGTTTCGAGCAATATTGGATCTGCGGCCACACTGATCGGAAATCCCCAGAATATGCTCATCGGGCAGGTGGGACATCTTTCCTTCGAAGCATTCTTTCTCTGGGCATATATGCCGTCTTGTCTTTCCCTGGTGGCCGCTTTCGGTATAATTGTAATGTATTATCGACAAAATTTAATCATTGAAAAAATCGAGACCATTAATGGGAACGACATGGCACTGCCTCAATTTGATTGCTGGCAAACTATAAAAGGCATTCTGGCCGTGGTGGTGCTGGTGGGACTATACCTGACTGACATTCCAAGGGATCTCTCCACCCTATCCGTGGCAGGATCACTTCTGCTGAGCCGAAAAATGAAAAGCCGGGATATGATGGCTCTGGTGGACTGGCATCTGATCACCTTGTTCTGCGCACTTTTTATTATTATTCACGGAATTTCTTTGGCCCATCTTCCGGAACGAGTACTTGAATTCCTATCCCAAAAAGGCTTTGAACTTACTCAACCAGCATTCCTCACCGGTGTTTCTGTTGTCCTATCCAATCTTTTCAGCAATGTTCCGGCCGTGATGATAGTGATTCCATGTCTGGATCAGGCCATTCCCGAACCCTGGTATATTCTGGCAATTTCCAGCACCTTTGCCGGGAACCTTTTTCTTTTGGGCAGTATCGCGAATCTGATTGTGGTTGAAAAAGCCTCTAACCATGACGTGGTTATATCCTTCAAGGAGCACGCCAGAATCGGTATCCCTGTGACCCTTCTGTCACTTCTTGTGCTGGTGGTATGGACATGGATATGA
- a CDS encoding 3-hydroxybutyryl-CoA dehydrogenase, which produces MEMKKITVLGAGIMGAGIAQCAAQAGFEVSIRDMEDRFVENGLTTIKANLERAVSKGKMTADDADAIMDRVTGTTDLTMAARDADLVIEAVIEVLEIKKQVFQELAAICKKETVFASNTSGLSITEMAVAAGRPDKFIGMHFFNPVPVMRLVELIKGFSTSDETLGLSKAFVDKINKTAIVVKEAPGFAVNRILCPMINEAVFALAEDIASPGDIDNAMTLGANMPIGPLALADMVGLDTLLLVLESFHEEFGEDKYRPAPLLRKMVRAGYLGRKSGKGFYDYTK; this is translated from the coding sequence ATGGAAATGAAAAAAATTACCGTACTCGGCGCAGGAATCATGGGCGCAGGTATTGCCCAGTGCGCAGCCCAGGCCGGATTTGAGGTCAGTATCAGGGACATGGAAGATCGGTTTGTTGAAAACGGTCTGACCACCATAAAAGCCAATTTAGAAAGGGCCGTGTCCAAGGGTAAAATGACGGCTGATGATGCTGACGCAATCATGGACAGGGTTACCGGCACCACGGATTTGACCATGGCAGCCCGGGACGCAGACCTGGTGATCGAAGCCGTCATAGAGGTATTGGAGATCAAAAAACAGGTGTTTCAGGAACTGGCCGCCATCTGTAAGAAAGAGACTGTATTTGCCTCAAACACGTCAGGTCTCTCCATCACCGAAATGGCCGTTGCCGCAGGCCGGCCGGATAAATTCATCGGCATGCATTTTTTTAACCCCGTGCCGGTGATGCGCCTTGTGGAGCTGATTAAAGGATTTTCCACATCGGATGAGACTTTGGGACTATCAAAAGCGTTTGTGGACAAAATCAACAAAACCGCCATTGTGGTCAAAGAAGCCCCGGGGTTTGCCGTGAACCGGATACTATGCCCCATGATCAACGAGGCCGTCTTTGCTCTGGCCGAAGACATTGCCAGCCCCGGGGACATTGACAATGCCATGACCCTGGGTGCCAATATGCCCATAGGTCCTTTGGCCCTGGCAGACATGGTGGGACTGGACACCCTGCTGCTGGTCCTTGAAAGCTTCCATGAAGAGTTCGGAGAAGACAAATACCGTCCCGCACCCCTGCTGCGCAAGATGGTTCGTGCCGGCTACCTGGGCCGCAAATCCGGCAAGGGATTCTACGATTACACTAAATAA
- a CDS encoding cache domain-containing protein — protein sequence MSKIIKFANNLRIRSKLLGAYTIAFLSALLIGGVIIILQVQHTIQNHIESELTNATLAIGNMVETAAHTSIKNHLRAVAEKNREIVAAIYKQVISRELTESKAKALCRKLLFSQTIGRTGYIFCVNSDGIAAEHPQSGVTGKNFMDREFVRLMIQKKRGYLVYEWKNPGEQEKRPKAMYMSYFEPWDWIIAVSSYREEFRELINVDDFRDSILKLKFGKSGYAYIMDSKGDVIVHPHISGNYYDAEDRDGNLWVREICRMKTGRIIYSWKNPGDPFSRKKLAIFNYIPEYDWIIVSASLLDEIYAPLNTVKTIIIAIVVLISLLVFVFSLWINASVVRPLRALMNQFDQGASGDFSVRMPVTTTDEIGQLAGYFNRFMGTLECSSRDLQEEIVQRKKNEQALKLSEEMFSKAFRSSPSGMFIATLDGSRIINVNDSFLKITGHNLLDLVGKELLTLSFFQKREEGRALFSDIKKRRPVVNRETGFLTASGQLRQGLISGEGVTLWGEACILGAMADITESRRLEREILDISQNERQKIAMSLHDDLCPQLIGIEFMVKMLEKRLVQSEASPKQDAERTHQIRALILDAIEKTRNLSRGLSPVNLEDRRFDDSLADLVRYVKDVFRIECCLDSLPDQGIIPPFRDNNIATHVYYIAHEAVHNAAKHAGCTRIRICLDKDQDQIRLTITDNGSGFDPVGSHAGLGIRIMSYRAARIGGRLTITRAGEKGTRVYLELPAFGDQL from the coding sequence ATGAGCAAAATTATTAAATTTGCCAATAATCTTCGAATCCGGTCAAAATTGCTGGGGGCATATACCATTGCCTTTTTATCGGCACTTCTCATTGGTGGCGTCATCATCATTCTCCAGGTTCAGCACACCATTCAGAACCACATTGAAAGCGAACTGACCAATGCCACCCTTGCCATCGGAAACATGGTGGAAACGGCAGCTCATACCTCCATTAAAAATCATTTGCGTGCAGTGGCTGAAAAAAACAGGGAAATTGTGGCAGCTATATATAAACAGGTCATAAGCAGGGAATTGACGGAATCAAAGGCCAAGGCCTTATGCAGGAAATTGCTGTTTTCCCAAACCATTGGTCGTACCGGGTATATCTTTTGTGTCAATTCCGACGGCATCGCTGCCGAGCATCCCCAATCCGGTGTTACCGGAAAAAATTTTATGGACAGGGAATTTGTCCGGTTAATGATTCAAAAAAAAAGAGGCTACCTGGTGTATGAGTGGAAAAATCCCGGAGAACAGGAAAAACGGCCCAAAGCCATGTATATGTCTTATTTTGAGCCCTGGGACTGGATCATTGCCGTTTCCTCCTACCGGGAGGAATTCAGGGAGCTGATCAATGTGGATGATTTTCGTGACAGTATTCTGAAGCTTAAATTCGGGAAAAGCGGATATGCCTATATTATGGACAGTAAAGGAGATGTGATTGTCCATCCCCACATCAGTGGTAACTATTATGATGCCGAAGACAGGGATGGAAATTTATGGGTGCGTGAGATATGCCGGATGAAGACAGGGCGCATTATTTATTCCTGGAAAAATCCAGGTGATCCGTTTTCTCGGAAAAAATTGGCTATTTTTAACTATATTCCTGAATATGACTGGATCATCGTCTCGGCCAGTCTCCTGGATGAAATCTACGCCCCGTTGAACACCGTAAAAACCATTATTATCGCCATTGTGGTCCTGATCTCTTTACTGGTTTTTGTCTTTTCTTTATGGATTAATGCCTCGGTGGTCAGGCCCCTGCGTGCGCTTATGAATCAGTTTGACCAGGGTGCATCCGGGGATTTCAGCGTACGAATGCCGGTAACAACCACAGATGAGATCGGCCAGCTTGCCGGTTATTTTAACCGTTTCATGGGCACCCTTGAATGTTCCTCAAGGGACCTTCAGGAAGAAATCGTCCAGAGAAAAAAAAATGAGCAGGCTTTAAAATTGTCCGAGGAGATGTTTTCCAAGGCCTTTCGTTCAAGTCCATCGGGTATGTTTATTGCCACACTTGACGGCAGCAGGATTATTAATGTCAACGACAGTTTTTTAAAAATCACCGGCCATAACCTGTTGGATCTGGTGGGAAAGGAGCTTTTAACCCTATCTTTTTTCCAGAAACGGGAGGAGGGCAGGGCCTTGTTCAGTGATATCAAAAAGCGGCGGCCTGTGGTAAACCGGGAGACGGGATTTTTAACTGCATCAGGGCAATTGCGTCAGGGCCTGATTTCAGGGGAAGGTGTCACCTTGTGGGGGGAGGCTTGCATTCTGGGCGCCATGGCGGATATTACGGAATCCCGTCGGCTTGAGCGCGAAATTTTAGATATTTCCCAGAATGAACGGCAAAAAATAGCCATGTCCCTGCACGATGATTTATGCCCCCAGCTTATCGGTATCGAATTTATGGTTAAAATGCTGGAAAAACGCCTGGTACAGAGCGAGGCATCGCCCAAGCAAGATGCCGAACGTACACATCAGATCAGAGCGCTGATTCTTGATGCCATCGAAAAAACCAGAAACCTGTCCCGGGGGTTGTCCCCGGTGAACCTTGAAGATAGAAGGTTTGACGACTCCCTTGCGGACTTGGTCCGGTATGTAAAGGATGTTTTCAGGATTGAATGCTGCCTTGACAGCCTGCCGGATCAGGGCATAATCCCACCGTTCCGGGACAATAATATTGCTACCCATGTATACTATATCGCCCATGAGGCAGTTCATAATGCGGCAAAGCATGCCGGTTGCACCCGGATCAGGATTTGTCTCGATAAGGATCAGGACCAAATCCGGTTGACGATAACCGATAACGGGTCAGGATTTGATCCGGTGGGCAGCCATGCCGGGCTTGGTATCAGAATTATGTCCTACAGGGCCGCCCGTATCGGGGGGCGATTAACCATAACCCGGGCCGGGGAAAAGGGGACCCGGGTATACCTGGAACTGCCTGCCTTTGGAGATCAGTTATGA